A DNA window from Actinomycetota bacterium contains the following coding sequences:
- a CDS encoding DUF721 domain-containing protein, which yields MMSEPDSIADVLKAYIQNKNIAKKINSHKIFNYWPAIVGRDISLHAKPKMLRNNVLYISTSNHIWSTELGMMSQEIISKINAFLNDEVVLELRIRPDLK from the coding sequence ATGATGTCTGAACCTGATAGTATTGCTGATGTGCTTAAAGCATATATACAGAACAAAAATATTGCAAAAAAAATCAACAGCCATAAAATATTCAATTACTGGCCGGCTATAGTAGGCAGAGATATTTCCCTGCATGCAAAACCGAAAATGCTTCGCAACAATGTTTTATATATATCCACATCTAATCATATCTGGTCAACAGAATTGGGTATGATGTCTCAGGAGATAATAAGCAAAATAAATGCTTTTCTTAATGATGAGGTAGTCCTGGAACTTAGAATCAGGCCGGATTTAAAATAA